From a region of the Methanolinea sp. genome:
- a CDS encoding 4Fe-4S binding protein: MALLPMFPELLKQLFRTPATNKFPAKYLPPSVTAFLEKVGAGQATLVPPVPTPPKFRGKIEYQRDGCIGCNLCVKVCPSNAIQLIQETKRIRIWVDQCIFCGQCTDVCPKGGLYMSDIFLLATEDRYDENLIVE, encoded by the coding sequence ATGGCGCTCCTCCCCATGTTCCCTGAGCTCTTGAAGCAGCTCTTCCGCACTCCTGCTACGAACAAGTTTCCGGCCAAGTACCTACCACCATCGGTCACCGCGTTCCTGGAGAAGGTCGGAGCCGGCCAGGCAACCCTGGTTCCCCCGGTGCCGACACCACCGAAGTTCCGGGGAAAGATAGAGTATCAGCGGGACGGGTGCATCGGATGCAACCTGTGCGTCAAGGTCTGCCCCTCCAACGCCATCCAGCTCATACAAGAAACGAAACGAATCCGCATCTGGGTGGACCAATGTATCTTCTGCGGTCAATGCACCGATGTCTGCCCCAAAGGCGGCCTTTATATGAGCGATATCTTCCTTCTCGCTACTGAAGACCGATATGATGAGAACCTGATTGTTGAGTAA
- a CDS encoding META domain-containing protein, translated as MKTQVSINAGCNDYFGGYRIEGDLFPVGSFISMVK; from the coding sequence ATGAAAACCCAGGTCAGCATCAATGCAGGGTGCAACGATTACTTTGGTGGCTACCGGATTGAGGGTGATCTTTTCCCAGTTGGTTCCTTTATCTCCATGGTGAAGTAA
- the hycI gene encoding hydrogenase maturation peptidase HycI: MVRMLLGIGNPLRGDDGAGNYVADRFRAPGWITLDCGTIPENFTGVVRRERPDLLVLVDAADMGIAPGEFRIVQPDDIGAVTFGTHALPLNILIEFLSHDAERTLFIGIQPGRTGMNQALSDAVRVGAEKLIRVLERGDLEKIEKYRG, translated from the coding sequence ATGGTACGAATGTTGCTCGGGATTGGAAACCCCCTCCGCGGTGACGATGGCGCTGGCAACTACGTGGCAGATCGGTTCAGGGCTCCAGGGTGGATTACCCTCGATTGCGGCACCATCCCGGAGAACTTCACGGGTGTGGTCAGGCGAGAGCGCCCCGATCTTCTGGTACTTGTTGATGCTGCGGACATGGGGATTGCACCGGGGGAGTTTCGCATTGTGCAACCGGATGATATCGGTGCAGTGACCTTCGGGACTCATGCCCTTCCCCTCAACATCCTGATCGAATTTCTCTCCCATGATGCGGAGCGGACACTCTTCATCGGCATCCAGCCCGGCAGGACGGGGATGAACCAGGCACTCTCGGATGCGGTACGGGTCGGTGCCGAGAAACTGATCCGGGTCCTTGAGAGGGGGGACCTGGAGAAGATTGAGAAATACCGGGGGTAA